The following nucleotide sequence is from Pagrus major chromosome 16, Pma_NU_1.0.
AAATATCCCGTGTGATAGCTTCGTCCGGAGGTATTAGACTTGATGAAGTTGATTCAAGGTCccctaaatgaaaaaaatctggatctatTTGTGATGGCCAGTGATTGAGCTGTTAGATGCATAGATTATGTGTCCTTGAGGACTTTTGCTGTGCATCTCCAAATGTCATGAGACTGCTCtctgcagcagaaataaacCCAATCACAATCTGTAAATGTTACAGCTGTTTCCCTAATAGACCTGGCCTGACTTCGGAGGCCTGCATTGATATTCGCACACATGAACCGAAGACAAAACTGAATGCTGATACATGCGACCAGCGTGTGCTCAAGTCGCGGTATACAATGCATTTCATAAATGATATCGACTTCTGAGCAAAGGGGTCAGAGCCAGCGTCCTGAGGCCTGTTCTGTCAGCTCTATATTCAGTGTTatcacattgttttctttcacactAAAGAACACAAACCTAACACCAACTATTGTCTTGTTCCCCCGACTTACATCCATTCCTCTTTATCCAGTAAAAGGTATAATGTATGCTAATCCCCCAGGTGTCAATAGGAACTCTGTTCAATGCATTTGAGATAATAGTGAAGAAGGGGTTGCTCCTATCGAGGACCTGGAAGATAAAGTCAATGGCACAGTCAATAACAATAAGGTTGTAGGCTTTAATGAGGAATGTTAATTTGAACACAATCAACTGGATTTCAGCTTAGCTGATTATCAACCTTGGACTTGTATGAGGGTGTTGATAATGCTGGCAGTACAGGGAGGGCATTTTTATCTGTGACAGCTTTTTTTCAGGGGAGCTTTTCAAACAAAATCAGTTTGCCTTTTGGCTGTTTAAgttaaaaactaacaaacaaaagagGGTGGATTTAAAAAAACTGGAACAAAGACAGGTTGAGACAGCACAGCACTGTTCACTGCACACTgaactttatttagaaaatacaaaaaaaactgtatttacactttacaaaatataaattctGGATAACAACCACTAATTAAAGTTTCTAAGACCAAAGTCACTGGCCCTTCTGTGTAATGGACATTCACATAGTTCCCACTGCAGCCATTTAAAGTCCCAGtccaaacctcctcctcctcatgttaGAGGCACCTCGGGTTgctcctcactctctccttgATCCCATTCCATCAGCAGCTCTGAGGACACCTCTGTAAACAGATGATCCCAGTCCCAGCTCACATCATCCTGCAGAGcagaagagggggagaaaagaagaattagagaggcagagggagacatACCAAGAAGGAGAGCATGGGGAACAGAGGGAGCAAAGAGAGGAGAATGGGGAAGGAGAACAGAGGGTGTTAATGTACACATCATAAATCTTGATTACCTGGGAGACAGAGTGGCAACCTCCCCTGGTGCTCTAGAAACAGCTGGACAGGCCTTCGCTTGGAGCTCACAAGCTATATTTACTAAAAATTCACTCACCTCTTTCACCTCCTGCTCCGGCGATAAAACCTTGGTGAGGAGCTTCAAGTCGATCTCTCCATCCTGAAGAAAGAGCGCAGTAAAATTCACTGAGCATGCACAAACAGAGGTGACGTTGGTTGCAAAATTAAATGGACCACCTTGATGAGCAGAGAGGTCGGAATATCACAgagatataaaaataaatggcttTGACTTACTAATGTCTGGAACGCAGAGTTATACTTCAGATCATTGTCCAGATCTCTGTAGGTCATTACCTGGTTCACCTGGATGCTAACAGGGTGATAGACAGTCAGAATAGGCATGTGACATACTAATAGACTTGTATTTCAATCAGAAAAACAGAGGCAAGCCTGACTGCAGTGCTTTCACATTACACGCAAACCCAGACTGAAAAGTGGCTTTGTAGAAGTTTGGAGTTTGTGCACAATGAAGCTCCAAGACTTCGAGCAAAGaccacagagagcaggagatgGTTGCCAAGTGGTAAACGCTTCAAATTGAAACCCAGCTGCTTATCTGTGGGTTGGAATTAAGTGGGGGGGCTCTCAAAGTGGCCGGGGCCTAGCAGTGCATGCCAGTCCTACTTACTGCACATTACACGCTACATTGCCCCCGCAATGAGTTCAATGTGGATATTATCTCGCACAGAGAGCAAGCCCCAGCCTAATAACCTCCACCGCTGTCATAGCCTTGCTACATATTCGACACATGTCGGCGTGTCTCTCACTGCCCTGTAAATCAAAGGGCCCGGTTAGTCGGGACCCTGGTAACAGAATTGTATAAATCACACCCAACTGTTATTTCTCCATTTCAGCCCGATAAAGCAAGACACTCTGCAGCGGCACGAAAGAAGGACAGGTAACCATCAAAGTCACCAGAGCAGACTACTGATCTCGTGTCCTGTGCAGACAGAGGTTAACTGTCATACATGGGTCTggggacatgctgctgtgtgtgtgtgtatgtgtatgtatgtgtgtatggaTCCTGAGTGCATGAACTTCTACGAGTTAAAGGCGTTCACTATTGTACCTTGGTGGAGCTGCAACTTGCTTGGTAAGATCTTCTTCCTGGACTTCGTCAAGTTCTGGAATCACTGGAATATCTGTAACCAAAAGCCGAGAGCTCAGTATTTTACAGACAATCTAATTacgttttttaaaaagagtcagaatttgagaaaaTATCATGGTAGCCAGATGACAGACTCATCTAtgataaatacagtaaatcCCCTGTGTATGGATGCTAGAAGTGCATATTtttgtgtgagtatgtgtatgtgtgatgtcTGTGTGgcaccccctcccctccctctctctcgctacATCCTCATAAGAGCTGCCCTGTCACAATAGCCATGCGGCCATGAATATTCAGGAGGCGAGGCGGCAGCTCTTCCTGCTGTGAGAGGGGCGCTGGCCAGGGGCTCCCCAGAAAGCACCCCCTGCTACCTTAGCATTTGGGCCCTGTCAGCGCCGCCCACCCCCAGGACCCGCAGTGGCCGGCAGGCCGACCTCCATGTCCACTCTGCCACTCCGACTGGGGCGGCATCCAGCCATGTGCAAGAGTATTTGCTTGCGGGCCCATCTGTGTGGGGTCGGAAGTCACAGTGCGGCCTGGCAGGGGCTGCAGTGCCAGGAGCCGCCAACCCGCTGCTCGAACAGTGGGAACCCACTTTAATTGGCAAAACGCAACAGGACAGAGGATGGCTCCACTCGCAAGAAGGACAGGGCAAACTTTCACAGCATTTTTCAGATGGACATTTGTAAGAGAGGCGtaataacagaaaaaagacGGAttggatgaaaataaaatgaacgaCTAATAATTAAGAAAGAGACTGATTGATATGTGTTCAAAGACTTTCATTATAAGTGACACTAGAAGGTTATTGTATATTTAAAGAAGAATGTAAGGCACAACCATCAATAAAGAAGAAACGTTTCACAAAAATTGTTTCATCATTGTCAACGGTACACATTTTTATGTAGTACAGACTTCACTGGCTTCCCTTCTGCCCTTATATTTTATGTGTTAACTTTGGGTGTCATGTAGCTTTCCTGTACAATATTTTCTGGGGGAAGGCAGCAGACTGCACATCCTTATTAGCTCTACAGCTGAGTGTTGAcagtgtgagagacagagagagagagagagagacagatagagagagagagggagagagaggaacagacagatagtgagagaaaaagagagctgGACTGCATGAAGAGGGTTGTCAGTAATCTCTAACCACAGTACTGCACCCTGAGGGGAAAGTCAATAGAGGAGCTAAATAGAGGTGAAGAGATGGAAGTCTGCATCTGATGTGAGGAAATATCTTCGCATCGGTGTCACTGTTCCCTCAAAATAACTctgaaaataaactgaagttGAAGAAATGTCAATCTGTGATGGAACTTTAAATTTTAGCTCTACATGAAAAGTGATGGACTGAGAAATTATTTTGATCAAAAATTCTGAAGGCAACTTGTTCAAATCCTAACCCATCAACTTTTGGTAGATAACAAAAGCTCATCCCTCTGTTGATAacttatttctttctcttttttaattaaaccaaattaaaaatgcCACGCTCGTTTAGCCACTGACAAGATTCATCTGTGTTTCTGATATCCAAATAAATGCAGGCGCGGGTATTTCATATTCATGAGGCCCCGGTGACACTTTGTCCTCTCATTTACAAAGCACAGCGTTCAGCAGAATCCGTCCCCCCTGGACCCCCAATCAAATTTAATGGTCTTAGTGCAATGACATCAAAAAGCCTTGCCGTCCGGCTCTTTGCAAACAGCTTCCTGGGTTGTCTATCTgtccacagagacacacacacacacatacacacaccctttttcatttcagccaGTAATACACTATTAACACACTCCATGAGAGTTCAATGTGAAGCACAGAGGCGTATGTTGTCTATATGCAAAGTCTATTattaagagaaaaaagggaacaaCAATTTTAAATGAGCTTCAAATTCAACCCATTACTGGAGGTCAAGCAGGGCGTCAAAGCAGCTGCAAACAAGCACCAGTGTTTTCTTCTAACGCAAAGGGCAGCTCCATCAGAGGGAGTCGTCTCTCCTCAGAGCGGCACGCATTACCTACGATGACTTCCTTCCCTCGGCCGGACATGTATCAAGGTGGCTTTTGTCTGGCAGCGAGCGAGGCCACGCGTATCCTTATTACACGGGCCCCGTCCGGCTTCCTCGCTGAAGCATGTAAATATCAAAAGGGGATAATTTGCTGTGAGTGTAGACATACTCCCGGCAGGCACACGCCAGTCAGCGACTTTGGAGAGCAGGACATCACTTGGGCTCCTATAATCTACACAGGGGTCCAGTCAAATGATTACCTTGGCCCAGAGTCCTTTTGAAAAGCTTACAGGACAATATTCAACACAACACGAGCTGAGAGTAAGACAGTGAGACATGAAACaagatgagtgtgtttgtgatacTGGTGCTATTTTAAGTGACCAGCAGGAGGCTTTGGGGGGCAGCTGATGGGGAAGATGGGAGCAGGGGACTAGGTgagccttctctctctctctctctctctctctctctctctctctttcggTGCTTGTAGCCAGTGGACATAAGGGATAAGGGTAGGGGACATAATCAAGATGGCAGGGGCTATCTCACTAACCCTCAGCACTGTAATTTCCAATGCCCCTGCCTCCAGCTCTGTATTAAGAGGTCTCCCTCCACAGAGTAATCATCTTTCCGGCGGCATTAACTGCAAGAGAACCAAACCTCTGGACTCTTCGTTCAAGCGGCCATTTGAACCAGTGCATTCTGGATAGTGATggacaatatgtgtgtgtgtgtgtgtgtgtgtgtgtgtgtgtacataaaTGTAATAGAAACTGACAGTATAGTAAGAATTTCACAGTACATCAAACCCTGCAGTTCATATGTAAAactcaacacattttaaatttaatatgGAAGTTTTTACATACaataacacttttttaaatGGTAATTGCCAGATTTTGTGTATAAAATATAACCTTGCAGGTGTATATTTCCATTTGTTCTGAGTGACAACTAAATATTTTTGGTGAGTTCACTCATGAAAAAATTAatgataaaaagtaaaatatttcaataCTAAAAATACAGTTGACTCAGTATTTTTCACAATTAGTGGGAATTATCAAAGAAACATGTTCTCTTACATCTGGATAACAAGATTTGTGAGGGCAGGGATTCTGCAGCACGACAGTCCTtaattataatgctgttttgtcgcatttaaccttttttttttaaaaaaatggcagcTTCTGCAATTTGGACTATATTTTGAATAATTAAGGGATTAAcagactttttaattttttaattttttgcaaTTCATGACagatttgcagctttt
It contains:
- the ift43 gene encoding intraflagellar transport protein 43 homolog isoform X1; this encodes MDDNFLLRDAGAVKNVAKSGRRARLAADQSSFEDSRHVRKSSTSASVGEGPPPKPARRQGGWAEECSSSGSAKSSSRLAADDLEDRRLRPQTPKGSDDEGDIPVIPELDEVQEEDLTKQVAAPPSIQVNQVMTYRDLDNDLKYNSAFQTLDGEIDLKLLTKVLSPEQEVKEDDVSWDWDHLFTEVSSELLMEWDQGESEEQPEVPLT
- the ift43 gene encoding intraflagellar transport protein 43 homolog isoform X2, giving the protein MDDNFLLRDAGAVKNVAKSGRRARLAADQSSFEDSRHGPPPKPARRQGGWAEECSSSGSAKSSSRLAADDLEDRRLRPQTPKGSDDEGDIPVIPELDEVQEEDLTKQVAAPPSIQVNQVMTYRDLDNDLKYNSAFQTLDGEIDLKLLTKVLSPEQEVKEDDVSWDWDHLFTEVSSELLMEWDQGESEEQPEVPLT